ATTTCTTTCAGGCCTGCGCTTCTGGTCTACAAAGCGTGCAGACATTACAGAAAGAAATGCCCATTCTGAATGCTGGAAGCTTCTCATAGACCTGCAGTTCCTGTGTAGAATAGTCTTCCTGGGCTTTATGTTACTCACCTGAAATATCTGTctagaaataaaatcataatgTGCTGACACAGACCACAGTCCAGCTTTGTTGGCGCAGCTGGTTTGTGCAGTTCATTACTGGCATTGCAGGACTCTGTTCTTCTGTAGTGCCCTGGGTGATACAGGAATGGTGAGCTCTACTTGCTTCAGAATGTGCTGTGTTTGATCCCTGGGAAAAATAAGCTATATTTCATGCTTTGATCTGAGCTGATCTGGTTTAGCTCTGTCAGCTTTTCCGCTTTGATCAGAGCGGGTGTAACAAAGGCACAAAGGGAAGTGATTTATAGAAGCTCACAGATGGAGTTCATGATTTAAACTGGATTAAGGCCTGAATTGTCCATCTTGGGATGTTGCTCTGACAGCAGAGGCATTTCTCTTCTACAAGACTTTTAATAACTtgtttggggtgggaagcagagaAGGGGATTCTCATCTACACGGTTATCTTGTGACCATTTTTTGTATCTTCAGTCTTCAGCACCACCACACGGTACTTCTCGGCAAGTCAGGACTCCAATGAAGCCTTTCATTCTTACCCGGGATGCTGCTCAGGCTAAGTATGTTGTTTTCTGATCATTTAGACGCAGTATGATGCAGTGCTCTACTCACATCCAGCCTAAGATACCCTTTCAGAAAACCAGTTGTTACCTTCAGGCAGTGTGTCGCATCAAGACGGCATATGGGCAAGGGATGGGAGAACATCTAATGCATTTCTTCCACTTTCTCTAATGTTTTTCCATTGCCAGCATGCCACAGCTTTTTGGCTAACGCTGTTTTCCTCCTATTGGGATGGCAGAAGAGAAGATTGTATTAAGCAAATATTAGTGTGTTAGTTTATAGGCCACATGCTTGTTGTGGAGAGGCAAGGCTCATCTGCCCATCTGACCTCTGTGATTTAACAGGATTGTTCTTCGCTGTGTGTGTGGTCTCTAATGTAAACTCTGGAAGATTTCAGTGAATTCAAATAAGTGATCGTAGGGGCTGGAAAGATGTGACACCTACCAGAGAATCATCAGTGACGATAATACAGGTTTTAACTGTAAGGCTTTCCCTAGGGGAATAAAAATCTTAACTGTGGCACTGTGAGATTCTTGCAAGGAATATGGCAGCAAAGACACAAAATGGGTTAGAAACCAGATTTCTTGTCATGCTTTTGACTTTATTTGCCCTTCCATATATTTATTTAGCCAAGCTGTGCCTAATTTAATTCCCAGGGACCTCCTTGGCAAGCTGTGCTAGCACAGAGTGTTCTCCTTTGGGCTGGAGAAGTCATTCGGGGTCTTTGGACTAGAACAGTCCTCACCTTTCTAAACTGTCAGGATGAACTCTTTAAACGCTGTTAGGGCTGGGTTACTGGCAAGTCTGTTGCTGGTGGCCCAGGCTGTAGAAATACGTTTGTTCTCAAGCCCTCCTTGATAACACATCTTATATTGTTAGTATCAGTTGGAGTACGGAGCAGTTCTGTGCACGGTTGTCTATGTTTCTGCTCATTTGTAGCAACGTAAAGTGCCTTCTTTGACTtgtctctctcttcctgcagAGTGTTTGGTGCTGGATATCCTGGCCTGCCTACTATGACCGTGGACGACTGGTATGAGCAGCGCAGAAGGCAAGGAGTCGTGTCTGGTCAGAGTGCCCCTCAGAGAGCACCAGGTAGGGAGTTGCAAAGCGAAAACTGGAGTAGAGAATTTGTGAAGTCTCTTGAGGAGGGTGAACAGGGATGTGTTCAGGGTGTAAAACACCCACTGACTGAGGAAGACCTGACTTTATTAGGCTGTGAGAATAACTGGATTGATAGACTGCTCTTTGCAAATTCCAGCTTTCTGTCTCAACCATCTCCTGGCAGGGCTTCTGTTTTGAGGACTTGACTAGGGATCTTCCACTGCCCCTCACTCCTGTTCTTGACCTTCAGCAGGTATAACTGATGAAGagttgcagaagcagcagcaggagaaaaaagaggaggaagacgATGAGGAAGCTCTTCAAAAAGCTCGGAACTGGGATGACTGGAAAGATACACACCCAAGAGGCTACGGCAACCGGCAGAATGTGGGCTGATGCTCTCGCTGCAGAGGGAGCAGGGCCTAGAAATCCTGTAAGAATTGCCTGTGTCCTGGAGATATAGGAATAAATACACTGTACATATGCGGAGGTATCCGTGGCTTCTCTGGGAGGCACTGGAGTCAGCAGAGTAAACATGACAGTTTGCTTTGGTTTACGTTAGATGTCAGACTGAGTGCACTGGTCATGTACAGTGATACCACAGAACTCCTGTCAGGCGGAGCTCTTTCCGAGGGGTCAGACTGCCTCTGTTCTCCCAGTCAGAGGAAGTCCTTGAAAGAAAAGTACATGAATTTGGAAACGGCTCTTTGTATTGTGGgtggatgtatttattttttttcctctatattttaagcaaaataaaatctcttgTGCTGCCTAGCTCTCGCTGTGAAAATCCCTTGCTCTTTGTCCTAGGCATTCCAGAGCAAGCCTGTAAGGCTGGTTTCCAGCAACCAAGGGACTTGGGGATGGGAAATAGGCAATGTTACATGGCCAAGGCTTCTGAACACACCACCTTGCAGTGCAGCGTTCACCTCGGCAGGGAGGCCTCTATGCAGCCAGCTCTTCGGTGGCCTTGCCGCAGGCTCGTCCCGCTGTTCCTCCGTGAGCGGGCAGACCTgaaatgtttgggattttttttttgtgttaagtaGATCAAGTATTTCGAGGGCAAAGTCGAAGTGCTGATACTACACATAGTACAAATGCCTTTTTGAGGGATGTTTGTCCTTTTGTTTAGTGTAATGTGGGGTCTGCGTGGCTATAGCGTACATAATGTAATGTACAAATGTGTGTACTTGGGACCCTTTTATGGAGACGCACAGGGGCCAGCGCTGGGACAAATGGTGCCGTACTCAAAAGCAAACTAGCGCACTGGTTGTTAGTGTGCTCAGAAATCTATTTACAGAATAACCGTGAAGGGGTGAAAACCTTGTCTGGATTCCTCCAAAGGCAGTTTAAATAGCTGCTGGTGCTAATCCTGCACTGAGTGAAAAGAGAGGATATGACTGGTTTGCCGTAGCTGGTGCTGACCCAGAGCGTGGCCACTGCGTTCCTGGGCAAGAAAGTGAGGAATTACGGCTGGAAGCTCTGGAGGTGCCCAGCGTGTGCTGGCAGCTGCGACTGCGGTTTTTTGTAAACCTGGTACAAATGTCAGaatgaaaaaccaaacaaagcatcACTGCTGCTTGCCTTTGTGGCAGCGTGTTACCTGGAGCAGGCCACAAGGCATCTACTGTCTTTGATTTGGTGCAGTCAGGTTCATCAGCAGAGCACTCCCTTACCTCTGGGGACAGTGGGATTCTGAAagaatttggggtttttcctttctgttagcATGATTCAAGCACACCCGAGGGTCCAAGTAGGCTTCAGGAGAGCTTAAGACATTTTATGCATAGCAATTTGGGCTCTTGTTAACTAATCTCTCCCTGTGAAGTTGTAGCAGTGAATGCTGTTGCACCCTTTTTTCCAGAGACTGAGACTCTACAAAAGCAGATTACAAGTTTTTGTGGGTTCCAGACCTCTCCTGTGAAACGTGTTTTTAACTTTAACAACACATGCAATTCTCTGCATGTATTTATCCCCTTCCTACGTTTGATGTTAGCCAGCTCTTCCTAGCGAGTACTTCTGGAGAGGTAGAGCCTGAGAAGTAGCTCTGGTGAATCAGATGCTATggatttttgctctttctttggcTGTTGGCCTGAAGCTCCGCCttggggctgcttctgctgcttttttttttttattttacttttcttactttttttccccccggttGTCTCCAGGCAGTACTCTGGTCTTCCTGGGCGAGCAGGCAGGGCTAGCAGACCCCAGTGGCCCTCGTAGTGGTGGAAGAGGAGGTGACAGTGCTGGACGGTGGGGCTGAGGGTCAGGGCCTGTCTGGCAGGCTGTGTTCCCATACCGTGGAGCAGGAGTTTGGGGATGACGTTTTTGGGCGGCTCTGGAGGGGAGTCACACTGGCAGAGCATGACAGCAGTTTGTGAAATACCCAAAGCCGGACGGTACCATtccccaggggaaggcagccaCCGCCGAGCCACCATCGGTGCTGCCAGCAGTGCCTTTCAGAGGAGCGGTGGCTGCCCTTCGCGACGGCAGCTCCTCACCGCTCGGCACGACTCCTCATCCTCCCAAGGACCATCAGCTCTTCTCCTTGCTCTGCAAGCCGGGGCCGGAGCGGGTCTGCTCCCCTCCGCAGCGGACAGTTTACCTTGGGTCAGCTGGTTAAAGCAGCTGGATACACAATCAATTGCTCTCTGGTATTTCCAAACTCGCCTCTTAACCTGCTGAACCGGGGTCTGGCGCGCAACTCCTTGCCACCATGAAAACAATTATTGCAGCCTGTTCCCAAAATCTTAGCGGTAAGATATTTCCAAAGCGTGTTTGAATGGTTTCTGATGCTCTGGCGATGCGAGGAGCTGGTCAGGCAATTAGCGTTTGTTGTCACTATTGTCTATTTGCTTTAGTCTGCTTAGGGGAAAGGGAGGTGTTGGGAGCAATTTGGGGTTAGCAGCACCAGAGGAAAACATACGGTTGCTCAACAGGAATGAAATTTCTGACAGTGCATTCAGTAACGTTACTCCTGCAAGATGCTCCAGAGCGATGCAAATTCCCAATTCCCTTTCGTCTTTCCTTGCTGCCCCGGGACGCGGAGTCCACATTTCTGGGTTTGAAGAGGCTCCTGTCGCCGTGGACGGGGCTGGCAGCCGAGCCCCTGGGAATTCTCCATTTTTTATATCTGCGGTCTGGACATTCATGGAGTgcttgggggggcggggagggggagctagaaaaaggaactaaaaaaagCAACTGTTTGGTAGACACGAGTTTGCTAGGCAGAGCTCTGCatcttccttggaaaaaaaatggggctTTGGGAAGTTGAGAGTGGCAGGGGCTGTGCAGGCGCTGGGCTTCTGGGGACGCCTCGCTGGGCGTGCGGGGACGGGCAGGAGGGATGGCGTAAAGCACCGCACGCTGCtcgggggaggagaggggaaacaaTTCTTCAGTGCTGGTGATGGGTCCAGtgtttaattaatttcagttgtCCCAGTCACGGTTTGGATTGAGCCGGGAAGAGTTGAACGTGCACCAGCCACCCAAAGTGGGGTTTGGTGGTTCTCCTGTGACCCAGGGGTCCCTCTGGGGACATAagggtccccagcccagggagccgTGGGGACAGGTCTGCTCCGGTCTCGCCCTGAGCATCTCTCTATGTGGCCAGCATGCTGATTTTGGGTTGTTTTCCCAAGAAAACAAGGATTTTGTAATACAAGAGGTAGCTTGCTGCGGTCAGTGGTGGCCGTGCCAGGTGGTCTCGGCCACTGTGGACCTTTGGCCAGGAGCAGTGCGCTGGTGGGACCGGTGCCTTGGGCCTGTTtcggggaggagggatggggccaTGCGTGGAGTTTGGATCCTGGCACCCAGCCCGGGGCGGTTAATGGTTCACCAAGGttggctggggggaagggggtggcgAGGGGAGTGGAGCAGCCGTGGCTGCTGGACTGTCCCTCGTGGGAGGCAAGGCTCAGTGGGGACAGCCAACCTCGGCCACCCTGGCTTGGACCCTGGCCACTGTCCTTGGCGCCTGCTGGGGGGTGTATGCTGCCCCATGCCTCCCTGCTGCGCCAGCTGAGAAATCCCCGAATTCTCTCTGAGCCTGAACACGCCAAGGAGGGCAGGGGTAAGGTCCTGGCCTTCAGGGACCTTGGCATGGTGCAGGACCTGctgctgtgctcagctctgctggtGCACCCATGCTCACGGACATGTTTGGGCTAAGGGGTGCCCAGCCTGCCAGATGCCCCCCGCTtggagcagggctgtccccagaGCAGCCTCAAGTTGCCCAGGGCCACCTCCTGGCATGGTCCAGAGCTCTCTGGGGATGAGCATCCTTCACCTCATCCCATCCCTCTTTGCCCAACTGCTTCACCCTTCCCATCCtacctcctgccttctccccgtATCCCAACCTTGGCAGCCAAGGGTACCACTGGACTGGGATCCCCCGGCTAGTTGGGACAGCATTTGTGCAAGCCATGCTGTTTTGGGCCAGCTGCCATGTCCCTCCCTGCAGGTAGCCGCGCCAGCATCCAGACCGCCCTGCGCACCCTGCTCGCAGCACGCTGGCCCTCGCAGCGGGACGTCCGCTCCTGGCTCCAGCTCCTCTCCGTCCTGCAGTGGGTgctcagctttctgctgctgggtgagtagggggctgtggggggtccCGGTGGGGTGGGCACACACCCGCTCACACCCCTCCCCGGCTCCCACAGGAACCGTCAGCCTGCTGATCCTCATCTACCTGGTGTTCACCAGCTTCTGGCCCATCTCGGCGCTCTACCTGGCTTGGATCATCTTCGACTGGGACACGCCGGAGAAAGGTGGGGATGGGCAGAgcccccccttcctccagctTTGCAGCAGGATGGGATGTCGGGTCTCATTTTCTCTGGGTCCTTCCTGGCACAGTAAATGGGGAGCACCATGTCCCacctgttctttcttccttttcccccatcATCATCATGGCGGGAAGAGGGATATGGCAGGTCCACGGGGAGTGTTTCCCGCGGGCCCTGCTGCCATGCGTCATCTGTGGTGCCTCCCCATTTTGCaggtggcaggaggctgccgTGCCTGCGGCGATGGCCTGTGTGGAGGCACTTTCGGGATTATTTCCCCGTGAAGGTACAGTGCAGGGAGCGGGGGTGCCAGGACGGGACATTCCCGCAAGCAGTGGTACCACCCAGAAGGACACACCACCGTTATGTCCCCCCGACACTGTTTTGTCCCCGCAGCTGGTGAAGACACACGACCTGTCCCCCAGCCACAACTACATCATCGGCTCCCACCCCCACGGCATCCTCTGCGTCGGCGCCTTCTGCAACTTCATCACGGGCTCCACGGGCTTCGGGGAGATGTTCCCGGGCATCCGGCCCTTCCTCACCACCCTGGCCGGCAACTTCCGCCTGCCCGTCTTCAGGGAGTACCTGATGAGCGGGGGTGAGCGTCCG
The sequence above is drawn from the Rissa tridactyla isolate bRisTri1 chromosome 9, bRisTri1.patW.cur.20221130, whole genome shotgun sequence genome and encodes:
- the LOC128915212 gene encoding diacylglycerol O-acyltransferase 2-like, with translation MKTIIAACSQNLSGSRASIQTALRTLLAARWPSQRDVRSWLQLLSVLQWVLSFLLLGTVSLLILIYLVFTSFWPISALYLAWIIFDWDTPEKGGRRLPCLRRWPVWRHFRDYFPVKLVKTHDLSPSHNYIIGSHPHGILCVGAFCNFITGSTGFGEMFPGIRPFLTTLAGNFRLPVFREYLMSGGLCPVTRRAIGYLLSKNGTGNAVAIVIGGAAESLSCRPGVTTLVLKKRKGFVRMALQHGAYLVPSFSFGENDLFRQVVFEEGSWMRSIQQRFQKMMGFAPCIFYGRGLTSVHSWGFLPYARPITTVVGEPVMVPKIEDPSSETVDMYHEMYIRSLLKLFNENKTKYGLSETDELHIL